A window of Campylobacter pinnipediorum subsp. pinnipediorum contains these coding sequences:
- a CDS encoding cation diffusion facilitator family transporter, protein MKLETKAIFLASIIALISAIVKIVAGFLSSSILLINSAVDSFFDSFVSFLNLFVLKKSSQSPDSTFNFGYSKLESLAAFTQGLIISCIGIFLFYQSIMKLVQNNHNLDIEISIFAMLFSLFFTAIIVFLLYYAFKKTDNLVVKTDMQHYKGDLVANLAVLLAFVFISFTNLYIFDSLFGILASCYIIYSAFLLIKQSSYMLLDGSIDEKILCEVVQLILQREEVLSLHDVKSRQSGNRYFLSYHVVFNKTLSLNEAHDISDEIENLIKEKFKFNWDIDVHFDYFDDSN, encoded by the coding sequence ATGAAACTTGAAACAAAGGCGATTTTTTTAGCTTCTATTATAGCTTTGATTTCGGCTATTGTCAAAATAGTAGCCGGTTTTTTAAGCAGTTCTATACTTCTTATTAATTCGGCTGTTGATTCGTTCTTTGATAGTTTTGTATCTTTTTTAAATTTATTTGTTCTTAAAAAATCATCCCAAAGTCCAGATTCTACTTTTAATTTTGGATACTCAAAGCTTGAGAGTTTGGCAGCTTTTACTCAAGGATTGATCATATCTTGTATTGGAATATTTTTATTTTATCAAAGTATAATGAAGCTCGTTCAGAACAATCATAATTTAGATATTGAAATTTCAATATTTGCTATGCTATTTTCATTGTTTTTTACAGCCATTATCGTTTTTTTGTTGTATTATGCTTTTAAAAAGACTGATAATTTGGTTGTAAAAACAGATATGCAACACTATAAAGGTGATCTTGTTGCCAATCTTGCTGTTTTGTTAGCTTTTGTATTTATAAGCTTTACCAATCTTTATATTTTTGATAGTTTATTTGGAATTTTAGCTAGTTGTTATATTATATATTCTGCTTTTTTGTTGATAAAACAAAGTTCTTATATGCTTTTAGATGGTAGTATAGATGAAAAGATATTGTGTGAGGTCGTGCAACTTATTTTGCAAAGAGAAGAGGTGCTTAGTTTGCACGATGTAAAATCAAGACAGAGCGGAAATAGGTATTTTTTGAGTTATCATGTGGTGTTTAATAAAACTTTGAGTTTAAACGAAGCTCATGATATTTCAGATGAAATTG